The Aphis gossypii isolate Hap1 unplaced genomic scaffold, ASM2018417v2 Contig00222_ERROPOS65107, whole genome shotgun sequence genome includes a window with the following:
- the LOC126553370 gene encoding THAP domain-containing protein 1-like yields MPSCFIYGRTRNKSSTIEDITFHKFPVNEKVRDKWKNFALENKLNIQSINKYSVICSKHFLQTCFVLRNSKRFLVENAVPSKIILRIKSAKNLYSEEEKLLNQPIVCSDNESKSSFKVTQTLIKVPDFVICNGESVSDSTNLPS; encoded by the exons ATGCctagttgttttatttatggcAGAACAAGGAATAAAAGTTCAACAATTGAAGATATTACTTTTCATAA gtttCCTGTTAATGAAAAAGTTAGAGACAAATGGAAGAATTTCGctttggaaaataaattaaatatacaaagtataaataaatactctgTGATTTgttcaaaacattttcttcAGACATGTTTTGTGTTGCGGAATAGTAAAAGGTTCTTAGTTGAAAATGCAGTaccatcaaaaataattttaaggatCAAAAGT gctaaaaatttgtattccgAAGAAGAGAAACTACTAAATCAGCCAATTGTGTGTTCTGATAATGAATCTAAAAGTAGTTTTAAAGTAACACAGACCCTGATCA aagtacctgattttgttatttgtaatGGAGAATCAGTATCAGATTCAACAAATCTACCTTCTTAA